DNA sequence from the Paraburkholderia azotifigens genome:
TGCCTGCGCGATCTGCGCGAGCGCAGCGCCGGCTTCGCGCGCGGGCCACGCCTTGGCAGCCACGCCCGCGCCGACACCCGCGACGACGCGCACTGTGCGCCGCCCGGCAACCGTACCCGATGCCCAGCGTTGCGCGGCGTCCGCGCGCTCGTCGTCTGTCAGGAAAAGTTGGGGACGCGCCTCGGGCAAGTCGGTGGCGCCCAGCAGCTCGCCTTGCGCCAGCGCGGCGCGTCCGCATTGCCGCCGCGCATACACGACATGCGCCTGACACCCGCTGTCGCCGCCGCGATAGCCGCGCACGCCGATCCGGTAGCGCGCGCCGAGCCGCATCATCAGTATTGCGCCCATGTAGCTGCCCAGCACGTCGATCGCGACGTCGAAACCGCCTCGCGCCCGCAGTGCCGCGACCTGCGGCGAAGACCACAGAAAACGCAGCACGTTCTTGTGCGAGCGGTCCGCGACTATCTTGTTGTTCCAGGGCGCGTCGAGTTCGACGATTTCATCGACGTACGGATTGTTCTCCAGGATCGGACGCCCCCAGCTGCCGATGCCGGCTATCAGGCGCGTCGACGGAAAGCGCTTGCGCAGCGCATCGAAGAGCGGCGTGGTGGTGAGCAGTTCGCCGAAATCGTTTGGCCGCAGCACGAGAATCTCGCGCGGCGTGTCGCGCAGGGGATCGAAGCGCGGCGGATAGAAGCGGCTCATCAGCCAGACGGGCGTTTCGATCAGCTGATTTTTCCAACCCATGAGTGGCTCCCTGTTCGCTCGCAAGGA
Encoded proteins:
- a CDS encoding glycosyltransferase family 9 protein — protein: MGWKNQLIETPVWLMSRFYPPRFDPLRDTPREILVLRPNDFGELLTTTPLFDALRKRFPSTRLIAGIGSWGRPILENNPYVDEIVELDAPWNNKIVADRSHKNVLRFLWSSPQVAALRARGGFDVAIDVLGSYMGAILMMRLGARYRIGVRGYRGGDSGCQAHVVYARRQCGRAALAQGELLGATDLPEARPQLFLTDDERADAAQRWASGTVAGRRTVRVVAGVGAGVAAKAWPAREAGAALAQIAQAFEQNGSACDIVIVGSTADRARAAEAIAAAGPGVAIRSLAGDVPMRSTFALVEQADVVLTNSTMLMHVAAAFRRPTVAVLGGSITKPDVHDAIWGYPAHYVSVAPERSAQGERREEWPAVGRVVEALVQAVAAHEPDKPGAPHTQLGAAA